The following proteins are encoded in a genomic region of Microcoleus sp. FACHB-68:
- a CDS encoding ATP-binding sensor histidine kinase, whose product MLNLSGYTLTEKIYQGQKTVIYRGYKHPERQPVIVKSLAAELPHPLDIASFKHQYEILNNLDVPGVVKLLGLERYRNSFVLIMEDFGGQSLTEFMRSKKINLKEFLQIGIQITEILGKLHKKGIIHKDIKPQNILINPSTNQIKITDFSISSRLDKETHAIAHTNALEGTFAYISPEQTGRMNRSLDYRTDFYSLGVTFYEILTGELPFKSNDPMELLHCHIARLPVPPCERNPLIPPVVSSIVMKLLSKTAEERFQTAEGLKADLEECLFQLQTTGKIDSFSLGGKDLSSQLLIPQKLYGREREVQTLMDAFDRVACLQEKEVNTGTTELMLVSGYSGIGKTSVVNEIHKPILGAHGYFIAGKFDQYKKNIPYAAIIQAFQSLIEQILTESSEKLAVWKATLLAALGENGQLIIDVIPEVELIIGKQQDVPQLGLSESQNRFNRLFKEFINVLATKDHPLVLFLDDLQWVDSASLNLIQLLLCDPDSKYLLMIGAYRDNEVTPTHPFIKTLENIQQSGATVNQIVLQPLALSHVNQLVSDTLKDSNRSQLLAQLLFNKTRGNPFFLTQLFQTLHSEQLLIFDFNTGRWQWDYEQIQGIGITDCNVVELVARNLSKLPEVTQTALKLAACIGNSFNLETLSVINEESASITAAQLWPALQAGLLLPLSQNYKIPLLFLPEELNAIPLRDSKVDCKFLHDRVQQAAYSFIPESEKKATHFKIGQLLLKNTTPEERKENVFALVNQLNFGTDLLAEQAEKDELAALNLIAGQKALAATAYEAAVKYLNIGLELLTPDSWQTQYELTLELYVKAVEAEYLNINFERSEQLANIVLQHAANLLDKVKVYELNIQSYVAQNQLIKAVDTGIFVVEMLGVSLAHPDAGREIIELPTLKDIEQFPEMTAPDKLAALRLLITISGPASYGKPELFLPIVLTQLNLCLQHGHSALAAYVYSIYGLLLCAALGNLNAGYHSGQLALKLLERFRAKELKAKVYTLFNVTTRHWKKLARETIAPLQEGVQSGLETGDLEYAGYCALNCCAHVFLVGEYLETVEKVQSEYFALLLKLKQEFQINYVKIWRQLALNLSGNVTDKYRLIGESFNETEMLPHLEKTNNRLSIFVTYLAKTILCYLFKDYAAAIENAAIAEKDSISAPGHMTVAVHNFYYSLALLAQYPNLEADEQEKCLSIVASNQEKLKVWASSAPSNYKHKYELVEAEKARLLGQNWEAMEHYDQAIAGAKKFSYIQEEALAYERAAEFYLAAGREEIGQTYIKSAYYGYVHWGAQTKVEDLESQYPQIVARIFASKIACVEENITTTSTTGAAGEVLDFAAVIKATTALSGEIVIDNLLKKLMKITLENAGAQKGYLILENNGELVIEASGEMGKDETILLPSLPVSAFQNLPISLLNYVKVTRKPVVLNNAASEGIFTRDAYIIKTQPKSVLTMAIANQGKFIGLVYLENNLAVGAFTPQRLEVLKLLASGAAISLENARLYAHLESANQRLEEYSQTLEVKVQERTLELQEKNERLQQTFQELQWTQSQLIQTEKMSSLGHLVAGIAHEINNPINFIHGNLAYATEYTEQLLQLLTLYRQTYPTATPEIEAELEAIDFNFIKEDQPKLLESMKTGAERIRTIVLSLRNFSRLDESSMKPVDIHEGLESTLLILQNRLKIDAGQTSISVRKEYGNLPLVECYAGELNQVFMNILNNAIDALEQRFGHWLKDETIDSSTTPHIRIRTEVTTGERIIIRIADNGSGMRKEVQQRIFDPFFTTKPVGSGPGLGLSISYQIVVEKHGGVLKCVSTSQEGTEFIIEIPQNQQRRHLYRFSKNSAGNTVN is encoded by the coding sequence ATGCTGAATCTATCAGGATACACTCTAACCGAGAAAATCTATCAAGGGCAAAAAACAGTTATTTATCGCGGGTATAAGCACCCAGAGCGACAGCCGGTTATCGTTAAGAGTCTGGCAGCCGAGTTGCCTCATCCTCTGGATATTGCCAGTTTTAAACATCAATACGAAATTTTAAACAACTTAGATGTACCCGGAGTCGTAAAGCTTTTAGGTCTGGAAAGATATCGAAACAGTTTTGTTCTCATCATGGAAGATTTTGGAGGGCAATCACTGACCGAATTTATGAGGTCTAAAAAGATTAATTTAAAAGAATTTTTACAAATTGGCATTCAAATTACAGAAATTTTAGGAAAATTGCACAAAAAAGGCATTATTCATAAAGATATTAAACCGCAAAACATTCTAATTAATCCCAGCACTAATCAAATAAAAATTACAGATTTTAGCATTTCATCACGCCTTGATAAAGAAACACACGCAATTGCTCACACCAATGCTTTGGAAGGCACCTTCGCCTATATTTCGCCAGAGCAAACTGGAAGAATGAATCGGTCGCTTGATTACCGCACTGATTTTTACTCTTTGGGCGTTACTTTCTACGAAATCTTAACGGGTGAACTGCCTTTCAAGAGTAACGATCCAATGGAATTGCTACACTGTCATATTGCCAGACTGCCGGTGCCTCCCTGTGAGCGAAACCCTCTTATTCCCCCTGTGGTTTCATCTATCGTGATGAAGTTACTGTCCAAAACTGCAGAAGAGCGATTTCAAACGGCTGAAGGGCTAAAGGCTGATTTAGAAGAGTGTCTATTTCAACTGCAAACAACTGGCAAAATTGACAGCTTTTCACTCGGTGGTAAAGACTTATCGAGTCAACTTCTTATCCCACAAAAACTTTACGGGCGTGAGCGGGAAGTGCAAACCCTGATGGACGCCTTTGATCGCGTAGCGTGTCTGCAAGAAAAAGAAGTTAACACCGGCACGACTGAATTAATGCTGGTTTCTGGTTATTCAGGGATTGGCAAGACAAGTGTCGTTAACGAAATACACAAGCCTATCCTAGGGGCGCATGGTTATTTTATTGCCGGCAAGTTTGATCAATATAAGAAAAACATTCCTTACGCCGCGATCATTCAAGCGTTTCAATCCTTGATAGAACAAATTTTAACAGAAAGCTCTGAAAAGCTGGCTGTTTGGAAAGCAACTCTTTTAGCCGCACTGGGTGAAAACGGTCAGCTGATTATTGATGTTATTCCCGAAGTTGAACTGATTATTGGAAAACAACAAGATGTTCCGCAGCTAGGGCTATCTGAATCTCAAAATAGATTCAATCGGCTTTTCAAAGAATTCATCAATGTCTTGGCCACAAAAGACCACCCGCTCGTTCTATTTTTAGACGATCTTCAGTGGGTAGATTCTGCCTCGCTCAATTTAATTCAACTGCTATTATGTGATCCTGATAGTAAATACTTATTGATGATTGGGGCATATCGAGATAACGAAGTTACCCCTACACATCCCTTCATAAAAACATTAGAGAATATTCAGCAAAGTGGGGCGACTGTTAATCAGATTGTTCTTCAGCCTTTGGCTCTTAGTCATGTCAATCAGCTTGTTTCTGATACCCTTAAGGATTCAAATCGATCACAATTGCTTGCTCAGTTGCTCTTTAACAAAACTAGAGGAAATCCTTTTTTCTTGACACAATTATTCCAAACTCTGCATTCTGAACAGTTGCTAATCTTTGATTTTAACACCGGCAGATGGCAGTGGGACTACGAGCAAATTCAAGGAATTGGCATTACAGATTGCAATGTTGTCGAACTGGTTGCGAGAAATCTCAGTAAATTGCCCGAAGTAACACAGACGGCTTTAAAGTTAGCTGCTTGCATTGGCAACTCGTTTAACTTAGAGACTCTGAGTGTGATCAATGAGGAATCGGCTTCCATTACAGCCGCTCAGCTTTGGCCGGCACTTCAGGCCGGTTTATTGCTGCCGCTCTCGCAAAATTACAAAATACCACTGCTTTTTTTACCCGAAGAACTGAACGCGATTCCCTTAAGAGATTCAAAGGTTGACTGTAAGTTTTTGCATGACAGGGTTCAGCAAGCCGCCTACTCCTTCATTCCAGAATCGGAGAAAAAAGCCACTCATTTTAAAATCGGCCAGTTATTACTAAAGAACACCACCCCAGAAGAGCGAAAAGAAAATGTTTTTGCCCTGGTTAATCAACTAAATTTTGGCACAGACTTACTTGCGGAGCAGGCAGAAAAAGATGAGCTAGCTGCTTTAAATTTAATAGCCGGTCAGAAAGCGCTGGCAGCAACAGCGTATGAAGCTGCCGTCAAATACTTAAATATTGGCCTTGAACTCCTCACGCCTGATAGCTGGCAAACTCAGTATGAACTAACACTGGAACTTTATGTAAAAGCAGTGGAAGCGGAATATTTAAATATTAACTTCGAGCGGTCTGAACAGCTAGCCAATATTGTTTTACAACACGCAGCTAATTTGCTCGATAAAGTCAAGGTTTATGAGCTAAATATTCAATCTTATGTCGCTCAAAACCAATTAATTAAAGCCGTCGATACGGGAATTTTTGTCGTAGAAATGCTGGGGGTTTCTCTTGCTCACCCAGATGCCGGCAGGGAGATCATTGAGTTACCAACCCTCAAAGATATAGAACAGTTTCCAGAAATGACGGCTCCCGATAAATTGGCGGCGCTTCGGCTTCTCATCACAATTTCTGGGCCGGCTTCTTACGGTAAGCCGGAATTGTTTCTACCCATTGTTTTAACTCAACTCAATCTGTGTCTCCAACACGGTCATTCGGCTCTGGCTGCTTACGTTTACAGTATTTATGGTTTGCTTTTGTGTGCCGCGCTGGGGAACCTGAATGCCGGCTATCATTCGGGGCAGCTTGCTCTTAAGCTGCTAGAGCGTTTCCGCGCTAAAGAACTCAAAGCTAAAGTTTACACACTCTTTAATGTAACGACACGACACTGGAAAAAGCTGGCTAGGGAAACCATTGCACCCTTACAGGAAGGCGTTCAAAGTGGGTTAGAAACTGGAGATTTAGAATATGCCGGTTACTGTGCGCTGAACTGTTGCGCTCATGTATTTTTAGTCGGTGAGTATTTAGAAACTGTCGAAAAAGTTCAATCTGAATACTTCGCACTCTTGCTCAAACTCAAGCAAGAATTTCAAATCAACTATGTGAAAATTTGGAGACAGCTTGCTTTAAATCTTTCTGGAAATGTCACCGATAAATATCGATTAATTGGTGAAAGTTTCAATGAAACTGAAATGTTACCTCATTTGGAAAAAACGAATAATCGGCTGTCGATTTTTGTAACTTATTTAGCAAAAACAATTCTCTGTTACTTGTTCAAAGATTACGCAGCAGCGATTGAAAATGCTGCCATTGCTGAAAAAGATAGCATTTCCGCACCGGGACACATGACGGTTGCCGTTCACAATTTTTACTACTCACTGGCGCTACTGGCTCAGTATCCTAATCTTGAAGCAGACGAGCAAGAAAAATGCCTTTCTATCGTGGCATCGAATCAAGAAAAGTTAAAAGTTTGGGCGTCATCTGCACCATCCAACTATAAACATAAATATGAGTTAGTAGAAGCGGAAAAAGCCAGACTTTTAGGACAAAATTGGGAAGCAATGGAGCATTATGACCAGGCCATTGCCGGCGCGAAAAAATTTAGTTATATTCAAGAGGAAGCGCTGGCTTACGAACGAGCAGCAGAATTTTATTTAGCTGCCGGCAGAGAAGAAATTGGCCAGACTTATATAAAATCTGCATACTACGGCTATGTGCACTGGGGAGCGCAAACGAAAGTTGAAGATTTAGAGTCACAATATCCCCAAATTGTTGCCCGGATATTCGCTAGTAAAATTGCTTGTGTCGAGGAAAATATAACGACGACCTCGACAACGGGCGCGGCTGGGGAGGTGCTGGATTTCGCAGCTGTGATCAAAGCCACAACTGCTTTGTCTGGAGAGATAGTGATAGATAATTTGCTCAAAAAGTTGATGAAAATCACTTTAGAAAATGCTGGAGCGCAGAAAGGTTATTTAATTTTAGAAAACAATGGAGAGTTGGTGATAGAAGCATCAGGAGAGATGGGTAAGGATGAAACTATCTTGCTACCATCGTTGCCAGTGTCGGCTTTTCAGAATCTCCCTATCTCTCTTCTCAATTATGTAAAAGTAACTCGAAAACCTGTCGTTTTAAACAATGCAGCTAGTGAAGGAATTTTCACAAGAGATGCTTATATCATTAAAACCCAGCCGAAGTCAGTTTTGACTATGGCGATTGCTAACCAGGGAAAATTCATCGGTTTAGTTTATTTAGAGAACAATCTGGCTGTGGGTGCTTTTACCCCTCAACGATTAGAAGTTTTAAAGCTTCTTGCTTCTGGAGCGGCGATTTCTTTAGAAAATGCTCGTCTCTATGCCCATTTAGAATCTGCTAATCAACGATTGGAGGAATACAGTCAAACTTTAGAGGTGAAAGTTCAGGAAAGAACACTGGAGTTACAAGAAAAAAATGAGCGGCTGCAACAAACTTTTCAAGAATTGCAGTGGACTCAATCTCAGTTGATCCAAACAGAAAAAATGTCTTCTTTGGGACATCTGGTTGCTGGAATCGCCCATGAAATTAACAACCCCATTAATTTTATTCATGGAAATCTGGCTTACGCAACTGAATATACCGAACAACTGCTACAGTTGCTCACACTTTATCGCCAGACTTACCCCACAGCTACGCCTGAAATTGAAGCTGAACTAGAGGCGATTGACTTTAATTTTATAAAGGAAGATCAGCCGAAATTACTGGAGTCGATGAAGACGGGGGCTGAGCGCATTCGCACAATTGTTTTAAGTTTGCGGAATTTTTCGCGGTTAGATGAATCTTCCATGAAGCCAGTGGATATTCACGAAGGCTTGGAAAGTACGTTGCTAATCTTGCAAAACCGGCTCAAAATTGATGCCGGCCAAACTAGCATTTCTGTCAGAAAAGAATACGGCAATTTACCGCTAGTGGAATGTTATGCAGGGGAACTGAATCAGGTGTTTATGAATATTCTTAACAATGCCATTGATGCGTTGGAACAGCGTTTTGGGCATTGGCTTAAAGATGAAACGATAGATTCTTCAACCACTCCCCACATCCGGATTCGCACGGAAGTTACAACCGGCGAACGCATAATTATCCGTATTGCCGACAACGGTTCCGGCATGAGAAAGGAAGTGCAGCAACGAATATTTGACCCGTTCTTTACAACCAAGCCTGTGGGTTCTGGACCCGGCTTAGGGCTGAGTATTAGCTATCAAATTGTGGTAGAAAAGCACGGCGGCGTCTTGAAGTGTGTTTCAACATCTCAAGAGGGAACAGAATTTATCATTGAAATTCCTCAAAATCAGCAGCGCCGGCATCTGTATCGCTTCTCAAAAAATTCTGCCGGTAATACAGTCAATTAG
- a CDS encoding tetratricopeptide repeat protein: MENLRSLEEALMQYDQHLTTHPDDYKAWNNRGVALEKLGRYQDAIASYDKALALKPDLAETWNNRGIALTELNRDQDALRCYDQALTLQPNLSQAWNNRGVSLRKLGRYQAAVASHDKAIAIQPNDWQAWNSRGIALYESGRYRDALTSYDKSLVIKPNNCETWTNRGNALGKLGRYENAIDSYGEALAIEPNQALIWYNKACCYALQRQVNLAVESLQIALNLNPERYLEMAKIDSDFDKIRRDVRFRVLLRGPVS, encoded by the coding sequence ATGGAAAACTTACGCTCCCTTGAAGAAGCCCTTATGCAATACGATCAGCACCTTACCACTCACCCAGACGACTACAAAGCTTGGAACAACCGAGGCGTTGCCTTAGAAAAATTGGGTCGCTATCAGGATGCGATCGCCAGCTACGACAAAGCTTTAGCCCTCAAACCCGATCTTGCCGAAACCTGGAACAACCGAGGCATTGCACTCACCGAACTTAACCGCGATCAAGACGCACTAAGATGCTACGACCAAGCTTTAACCCTACAACCAAATCTATCTCAAGCTTGGAACAATCGGGGGGTTTCTCTGCGGAAACTTGGTCGCTACCAAGCAGCCGTTGCCAGCCATGACAAAGCCATCGCCATTCAACCTAACGACTGGCAAGCTTGGAACAGTCGCGGCATCGCTTTGTATGAATCAGGTCGTTACCGAGACGCACTCACCAGCTACGACAAATCTTTAGTGATTAAACCCAACAATTGCGAAACTTGGACAAATCGAGGCAATGCCTTGGGGAAACTGGGTCGCTATGAAAACGCAATTGATAGCTACGGCGAAGCTTTAGCAATCGAACCAAATCAAGCGCTAATTTGGTATAACAAAGCTTGCTGTTACGCACTGCAGCGTCAAGTAAATCTAGCCGTTGAAAGTCTGCAAATTGCTCTTAATTTAAACCCTGAAAGATATCTAGAAATGGCAAAAATAGACTCAGATTTTGATAAAATTCGGCGAGATGTAAGGTTTCGAGTTTTACTTCGAGGGCCAGTCAGTTAA
- a CDS encoding carboxypeptidase M32, translating into MKTLAKSDPKFLELKTRLTEIDDIESAAALLHWDQATYMPVGGAPARGRQLATLRQIAHQKFTDPTIGQLLEDLKPYEDSLSYDSNEASLIRIARLNYNRSVCVPASFMAELSHHRSASYEAWAKARPANDFSIVQPYLEKTLDLSRELAGFFPGYEHIADPLIDFSDAGMKASTLRQIFSRLRQELVPIVEQITSQPAADDAFLHQHFPETKQLEFSRRIIERIGYDFKRGRQDKTLHPFMTRFSTGDVRITTRVYENDLGQGLFSSIHEAGHAMYEQGISREFEGTPLASGVSSGVHESQSRLWENLVGRSRGFWECFYPQLQGVFLRELGNVSINKFYRAINKVARSLIRTDADEVTYNLHVTIRFDLELAMLEGSLPVRDLPEAWNERYRSDLGLVPTTDSEGVMQDVHWYSGVIGGMFQGYTLGNLMSAQFYETALNINPEIPVDIERGNFTSLHQWLQENIYQHGRKYTADELLERVTGSPLSVEPFIRYIRGKYSELYSL; encoded by the coding sequence ATGAAAACCCTCGCAAAGAGCGACCCTAAATTTCTAGAACTGAAAACTCGTCTGACAGAGATCGACGACATCGAATCAGCAGCGGCATTGCTGCACTGGGATCAAGCCACTTATATGCCCGTCGGCGGCGCACCGGCACGAGGTCGCCAACTCGCCACTTTGCGGCAAATCGCCCACCAAAAATTTACCGATCCCACCATCGGGCAACTGCTAGAAGATTTAAAACCCTACGAAGACAGCCTCTCCTACGACTCCAACGAAGCCAGCCTCATCCGGATCGCCCGCCTCAACTACAACCGATCCGTTTGCGTACCGGCATCCTTCATGGCAGAACTTTCTCACCACCGATCCGCATCCTACGAAGCTTGGGCGAAAGCGCGACCGGCCAACGACTTTTCTATTGTTCAACCTTACTTGGAAAAAACCCTAGATTTAAGCCGCGAATTGGCCGGCTTTTTTCCCGGATACGAGCATATCGCTGACCCACTGATTGACTTTTCAGATGCCGGCATGAAAGCATCTACCCTGCGACAGATATTTAGCCGGCTCAGGCAAGAACTCGTGCCCATTGTCGAGCAAATCACCTCCCAACCGGCAGCCGATGATGCCTTCCTGCACCAGCATTTTCCCGAAACCAAGCAACTAGAATTTAGCCGTAGGATCATTGAGCGCATCGGCTACGACTTCAAACGAGGCCGGCAAGACAAAACCCTGCATCCCTTCATGACCCGATTTTCCACCGGCGATGTTCGTATCACCACCCGCGTCTACGAAAACGATCTGGGACAAGGACTATTCAGCAGCATCCACGAAGCCGGTCACGCCATGTACGAACAAGGCATCTCCCGTGAATTTGAAGGCACCCCCCTAGCCAGTGGCGTCTCCTCCGGCGTCCACGAAAGCCAATCTCGCCTCTGGGAGAACCTCGTCGGGCGCAGCCGGGGTTTTTGGGAATGCTTCTATCCCCAACTGCAAGGCGTCTTCCTCAGAGAACTTGGCAATGTTTCCATCAACAAATTTTACCGGGCAATTAACAAAGTCGCCCGCTCCCTAATCCGTACCGACGCCGACGAAGTCACCTACAACCTGCACGTCACCATTCGCTTCGATTTAGAATTAGCCATGCTCGAAGGTTCCCTGCCGGTGCGCGACCTCCCCGAAGCCTGGAACGAGCGTTACCGCAGCGATCTCGGCCTCGTCCCCACAACAGACAGCGAAGGCGTCATGCAAGACGTACATTGGTACAGTGGCGTGATTGGCGGGATGTTTCAAGGCTACACCCTCGGCAACCTGATGAGCGCCCAGTTTTATGAAACAGCCCTCAATATCAATCCAGAAATTCCCGTTGATATTGAGCGAGGCAATTTCACCAGCCT